From a region of the uncultured Desulfatiglans sp. genome:
- a CDS encoding CoA-binding domain protein, translated as MPLKRILNAQSVAVVGASKSETKRGFQAVRTLIDGKYEGKIFPVNPKEKSVLGFRCYEKVSDIEEPVDLALITTPAGTIPAVLDDCGKKGVSGAVIIAGGFRESGAEGRRLEEEVVEAANRNNVRIIGPNTSGMMNLKTGMNLVGLPDAPKGDIALVSQSGNMALTLMTEARLKSHKGFSYYVGVGNESDIRFHEYLSFFKEEPDTRAVLMYVEGMRDGRRFLQEAYKTTLHKPIILLKSGRSKTGRRSAGSHTGALAGISEVARSAFKRAGIIVVEKSDALFPIAETLSSLPSIRNNRVAILADGGGHATIAADILTDLGVEIPEMEHKTQERLKKILPFTASVRNPVDVAGGTDADPSIFAECARIILKDPHVGGLLLVGLFGGYGIRFAESLKWKEEDSAHQMGKLVRKRDKPIVVHSLYSSARPHSLELLRYYNISVYDSLDTACECIGALAERGRYLREYHAKVNFVFNWGAKARPEGRAIIETVRKEGRNFLLEPEAKRLFQIHGAPVSDDRLARTADEAAAMAADCGGEAALKIVSPDILHKTDAGGVRLNVIGEGAVRQAFEEIVGNARRYRPDADIRGVMVSPMAPPGLELIIGTKIDDQFGPVIMFGLGGVMVEVLRDVAFRVLPISPRSARKMMEDVRSIAILNGVRGNPPYDKTAIARVLLQCSEMIESYPEIAEMDLNPVIAYEKGVRIVDARVILKERHEENA; from the coding sequence ATGCCACTGAAGAGGATATTGAATGCACAGTCGGTTGCCGTTGTAGGGGCTTCGAAGAGTGAAACGAAGCGCGGCTTTCAGGCCGTGCGGACCCTGATCGACGGGAAGTATGAAGGAAAAATCTTTCCGGTCAACCCGAAGGAGAAAAGCGTCCTGGGTTTCCGGTGCTACGAAAAGGTCTCGGATATCGAGGAACCGGTCGACCTGGCGCTCATCACCACACCGGCCGGGACGATCCCGGCGGTTCTGGATGACTGTGGAAAGAAGGGAGTTTCGGGGGCCGTCATCATCGCCGGCGGGTTCCGCGAGTCCGGCGCGGAGGGCCGGAGGCTCGAGGAGGAGGTGGTCGAGGCCGCGAACCGGAACAACGTGCGTATCATCGGCCCCAACACCTCCGGCATGATGAACCTGAAGACCGGTATGAACCTGGTCGGGCTGCCGGATGCGCCCAAGGGCGACATCGCGCTCGTCTCGCAGAGCGGAAACATGGCCCTTACGCTTATGACCGAGGCCCGCCTCAAGAGCCACAAAGGATTTTCCTATTATGTAGGCGTGGGAAATGAATCCGACATCCGTTTCCATGAATATCTGAGTTTCTTCAAGGAGGAGCCCGACACCCGGGCCGTCCTGATGTATGTCGAAGGGATGCGCGACGGCCGGCGTTTCCTCCAGGAGGCCTACAAGACCACGCTCCACAAGCCCATCATCCTTCTGAAGAGCGGGCGGTCCAAGACCGGCCGGCGGTCGGCCGGCTCCCACACCGGTGCGCTCGCGGGCATCTCCGAGGTGGCCCGCAGCGCGTTCAAGCGGGCCGGGATCATTGTCGTCGAAAAATCCGATGCGCTCTTCCCGATTGCCGAGACCCTCTCGAGCCTCCCCTCCATTCGGAACAACCGGGTGGCGATCCTGGCTGACGGCGGCGGCCACGCCACCATCGCGGCCGATATCCTGACGGACCTCGGCGTGGAGATCCCGGAAATGGAGCACAAGACCCAGGAGCGCCTGAAGAAGATCCTGCCCTTCACCGCCTCGGTGAGGAACCCGGTCGACGTGGCCGGGGGAACCGATGCGGACCCGTCCATCTTTGCAGAGTGCGCCCGGATCATCCTGAAGGACCCCCATGTGGGCGGGCTGCTCCTAGTCGGCCTCTTCGGTGGCTACGGGATCCGGTTCGCCGAAAGCCTCAAGTGGAAAGAGGAGGACTCTGCGCACCAGATGGGAAAGCTCGTCCGCAAGCGGGATAAACCGATCGTCGTCCACAGCCTCTACAGCTCCGCCAGGCCGCATTCCCTCGAACTCCTGCGGTACTACAACATCTCGGTTTACGACTCCCTCGACACGGCCTGCGAATGCATCGGGGCCTTGGCGGAGCGGGGGCGCTACCTGAGGGAATACCACGCCAAGGTCAACTTCGTCTTCAACTGGGGCGCCAAGGCGCGGCCGGAAGGGCGGGCCATCATCGAGACGGTCCGAAAGGAAGGCAGGAACTTCCTGCTCGAGCCGGAGGCCAAGCGGCTCTTTCAGATCCACGGGGCGCCGGTCAGCGACGACCGGCTTGCCCGGACGGCTGACGAGGCGGCGGCCATGGCGGCGGATTGCGGTGGCGAAGCGGCCCTCAAAATCGTCTCCCCGGACATCCTCCACAAGACGGATGCGGGCGGCGTGCGCCTGAACGTCATCGGGGAGGGCGCGGTGCGGCAGGCCTTCGAGGAGATCGTCGGCAACGCCCGAAGATACCGGCCCGACGCGGATATCCGCGGCGTGATGGTCTCGCCGATGGCTCCGCCGGGCCTCGAGCTGATCATCGGGACCAAGATCGACGACCAGTTCGGTCCGGTGATCATGTTCGGCCTCGGCGGCGTGATGGTGGAGGTCCTCCGGGACGTGGCATTCCGCGTCTTACCCATTTCCCCGCGCTCGGCCCGCAAAATGATGGAGGATGTTCGCTCGATCGCCATCCTGAACGGCGTCCGAGGAAACCCCCCGTACGACAAGACCGCGATTGCGCGGGTGCTGCTGCAGTGTTCGGAAATGATCGAATCCTATCCCGAGATCGCCGAAATGGACCTGAACCCTGTGATCGCCTATGAAAAGGGTGTGCGTATCGTGGATGCCCGGGTGATCCTGAAGGAAAGGCATGAAGAGAACGCCTGA
- a CDS encoding hypothetical protein (Evidence 5 : Unknown function) codes for MGAPAQGIKGKGQAKVSEGMRGLQPERPWRFQMRRRVDATEEDIECTVGCRCRGFEE; via the coding sequence GTGGGCGCTCCCGCCCAGGGGATAAAAGGAAAAGGACAGGCGAAAGTGAGCGAAGGGATGCGCGGGTTGCAGCCGGAGCGCCCCTGGAGATTTCAGATGCGAAGGAGGGTTGATGCCACTGAAGAGGATATTGAATGCACAGTCGGTTGCCGTTGTAGGGGCTTCGAAGAGTGA
- a CDS encoding 3-hydroxypropionyl-coenzyme A dehydratase, producing the protein MEFECILYEKRGRTATITLNRPRVLNAMNRRLWLDVQEALRDAESDGGVKVLVITGSGRAFSTGADLKESKDRSLEEYRAYLEELQEASRRIMRFAKPTIAAVNGYALGSGYELALACDIRIAAEDAQIGSPEARVTSSVTGGAMRLIQELIGPGRAKELLFTARNIDGREAERIGLVNRAVPAEQLMETAYAMAEAIAENSSFSMRMIKRGLHMASEVSLEALMDYEIEACLACVSTKERQESLVRFEGRKRSS; encoded by the coding sequence ATGGAGTTCGAGTGTATCTTGTACGAGAAGCGCGGCAGGACGGCAACCATCACCTTGAACCGCCCACGGGTTCTCAATGCGATGAACCGGCGGCTCTGGCTGGATGTACAGGAGGCGCTCCGGGACGCGGAGAGCGACGGCGGCGTCAAGGTCCTCGTCATCACCGGCAGCGGCCGGGCCTTTTCGACCGGGGCGGATCTCAAGGAGTCGAAGGACCGTAGCCTCGAGGAGTACCGCGCCTATCTGGAGGAACTTCAGGAGGCCTCCCGCAGGATCATGCGCTTCGCGAAGCCCACCATCGCGGCCGTCAACGGCTACGCGCTCGGGTCGGGATACGAACTGGCGCTCGCCTGCGACATCCGCATAGCGGCGGAGGATGCCCAGATCGGCTCCCCGGAGGCGCGGGTGACCTCCTCGGTGACCGGAGGTGCGATGCGCCTCATCCAGGAACTGATCGGCCCGGGGCGGGCGAAGGAACTGCTCTTTACGGCCCGCAACATCGACGGCCGGGAGGCCGAGCGGATCGGCCTCGTCAACCGGGCCGTCCCGGCGGAGCAGTTGATGGAGACTGCCTATGCGATGGCGGAGGCGATCGCGGAGAACTCCTCGTTCTCCATGCGGATGATCAAGCGGGGCCTTCACATGGCCTCCGAGGTGAGCCTCGAGGCGCTGATGGACTACGAGATCGAGGCCTGTCTGGCCTGCGTGTCCACCAAGGAGCGGCAGGAGTCGCTCGTCCGGTTCGAGGGCCGCAAGCGGTCTTCATGA
- a CDS encoding hypothetical protein (Evidence 5 : Unknown function) produces the protein MKNDDQETGLFRGAARPAAFGARMLFGETGLEESMQRLTGQGSEHGVRVYLVREARQDGNHHLEPPTGSQCDEPAALAGCTGGAPGRGERRRRQGPRHHRQRPGLFDRGGSQGVEGP, from the coding sequence ATGAAGAATGATGATCAAGAGACCGGCTTGTTTCGGGGTGCGGCGCGCCCGGCGGCCTTCGGGGCAAGGATGCTTTTTGGGGAAACCGGCCTGGAAGAGAGCATGCAACGACTGACCGGACAGGGGAGTGAGCATGGAGTTCGAGTGTATCTTGTACGAGAAGCGCGGCAGGACGGCAACCATCACCTTGAACCGCCCACGGGTTCTCAATGCGATGAACCGGCGGCTCTGGCTGGATGTACAGGAGGCGCTCCGGGACGCGGAGAGCGACGGCGGCGTCAAGGTCCTCGTCATCACCGGCAGCGGCCGGGCCTTTTCGACCGGGGCGGATCTCAAGGAGTCGAAGGACCGTAG
- a CDS encoding hypothetical protein (Evidence 5 : Unknown function) encodes MIADILGCLFFDLSGEDLFFAVFLSVLPISLKRFHTEKVFSTDPGIDLCVDPMTCGLSLRKPITESAQRESLGPGNEWVRQPRGTSEARPAGESEGTHRQGLSGSSPYALSMYSAAQDETMVRPLVTSTVLGVAGVPVLTVYHPGDRCRIRGKGPVIHEE; translated from the coding sequence GTGATCGCAGATATCCTCGGATGCTTGTTCTTCGATTTATCCGGCGAAGATCTCTTCTTCGCAGTTTTTCTGTCTGTCCTGCCGATTTCGTTGAAGCGTTTCCATACGGAAAAGGTCTTTTCGACCGATCCGGGTATCGACCTGTGCGTTGACCCGATGACCTGCGGGCTGTCCCTCCGCAAACCGATCACTGAATCAGCACAGCGGGAATCCCTTGGTCCCGGCAATGAATGGGTCCGGCAGCCCAGAGGGACTTCCGAGGCCCGTCCGGCAGGAGAATCCGAAGGGACGCACAGGCAGGGCCTTTCAGGGAGTTCCCCCTACGCCCTGTCGATGTACTCCGCCGCCCAGGATGAGACGATGGTGCGACCGCTGGTGACATCGACCGTTCTGGGCGTGGCAGGGGTGCCCGTGTTGACCGTCTATCATCCGGGAGACCGCTGCCGGATACGGGGAAAAGGTCCTGTTATTCATGAAGAATGA
- a CDS encoding hypothetical protein (Evidence 5 : Unknown function) encodes MHPEMVFLANLCVNLHVCLSGDLQVASSQTFDFLYIV; translated from the coding sequence TTGCATCCGGAAATGGTCTTTTTGGCCAATCTCTGCGTCAATCTGCACGTTTGCTTGTCCGGCGACCTACAGGTCGCATCTTCGCAAACGTTTGATTTCCTTTATATTGTCTAA
- a CDS encoding conserved hypothetical protein (Evidence 4 : Unknown function but conserved in other organisms): MTPTEEQQAILDSTGRVLLINARAGTGKTTTLRMIASAHPDLKVLYLVYNRKAREEALGRFPANVEIRTVHSLAFSGDAGRWIGQLGAFTAADLLPAFRGGGNAQQLAAVGYDFMEFFLNSPFPKVEAAMEAFREGHLGHVAGEVREAVEGAQDLIVQTSREILGQWYRQEKPCPHDFYLKLFHREGGFSRSLDRYDMVLVDEGQDLSPVMLDALAHCRKRVVIVGDSHQQIYSFRYAIDAMKRLPFDDQRDLTLSFRFGREIADLASVFIREAKGEAGFRIEGSPRKASRVRFSSGLPRPRDGERCAILSRTNLALFEKALELRSRRVSFSLEGSVGAVLGRILDVYRLSEDEHGQIRDPFIRSFKGLDALEEYARNLDDFQLAGMARLVREKSPIFPDALYDMMRISKRSGQGGEGPRIILSTVHGAKGREFERVTIDADLSASLSKSGGPPVKELGDEANVAYVGFTRAIRELSLPQEFKNVLTPEWQSAVKRYEEPRIPEAAAASQDGGAVRGFRPFSKPALRFLKTVVPPPKTPRKKPFKVGDAVRTIHGEGTVVEVDGDAYLVRLEDRGVRLWEKAWALKKG, from the coding sequence GTGACACCGACTGAAGAACAGCAGGCCATATTGGATTCAACGGGAAGGGTTCTTCTGATCAATGCCCGGGCGGGGACGGGAAAGACCACCACGCTTCGGATGATCGCTTCTGCGCATCCTGATCTGAAGGTCCTCTACCTCGTCTACAACCGGAAGGCCAGAGAAGAGGCCCTGGGGCGGTTCCCGGCGAATGTGGAGATCAGAACGGTCCACTCTCTGGCCTTCTCGGGGGATGCCGGCCGATGGATAGGCCAGCTGGGAGCCTTCACCGCGGCCGATCTGCTCCCCGCGTTCAGGGGAGGGGGAAACGCCCAGCAGCTCGCTGCAGTGGGATATGATTTCATGGAGTTCTTTTTGAACTCGCCCTTTCCAAAGGTCGAAGCGGCGATGGAGGCCTTTCGGGAGGGGCACCTGGGCCATGTCGCGGGCGAGGTGAGAGAGGCCGTCGAAGGGGCTCAGGACCTCATCGTTCAGACCAGCAGGGAGATTCTGGGCCAATGGTACCGCCAGGAAAAACCCTGCCCGCATGACTTCTATTTGAAGCTTTTTCACAGGGAAGGAGGTTTCTCCAGGAGCCTCGACCGCTATGACATGGTCCTGGTGGACGAGGGGCAGGATCTTTCGCCGGTCATGCTCGACGCCCTGGCGCACTGCCGCAAACGGGTCGTCATCGTCGGGGATTCCCACCAGCAGATCTACAGCTTTCGATATGCCATCGATGCTATGAAACGGCTTCCCTTCGACGATCAGCGGGATCTCACCCTGAGCTTCCGGTTCGGGCGGGAGATTGCGGACCTCGCCTCGGTGTTCATCCGGGAGGCGAAAGGAGAGGCGGGTTTCAGGATCGAGGGAAGCCCCCGAAAGGCGTCCCGGGTGCGCTTCTCCAGCGGTCTCCCGCGTCCCAGGGACGGGGAGCGGTGCGCCATTCTGAGCCGGACCAATCTGGCCCTCTTTGAAAAGGCCCTGGAACTCCGATCCCGGAGGGTCTCCTTTTCCCTGGAGGGGAGCGTCGGCGCCGTGCTGGGGAGGATCCTCGATGTCTATCGACTTTCGGAAGATGAGCACGGCCAGATCCGCGACCCGTTCATCCGGTCTTTCAAGGGCCTCGATGCCCTGGAAGAGTACGCCAGGAATCTGGATGACTTCCAGTTGGCCGGCATGGCCAGGCTGGTCAGGGAAAAGAGCCCCATTTTCCCGGACGCCCTCTATGACATGATGAGGATCTCCAAGCGGTCGGGGCAGGGCGGCGAGGGTCCGCGAATCATCCTCTCGACGGTCCACGGGGCCAAGGGGCGGGAATTCGAGCGGGTGACCATCGATGCGGATCTTTCAGCCTCGCTGTCAAAGAGCGGCGGGCCTCCGGTCAAGGAACTCGGCGACGAGGCCAACGTCGCTTACGTGGGCTTCACCCGGGCGATCCGGGAGCTGAGCCTCCCCCAGGAGTTCAAGAATGTCCTCACCCCTGAATGGCAGTCGGCGGTGAAGCGTTATGAAGAGCCTCGAATACCCGAGGCCGCCGCCGCTTCTCAGGATGGCGGCGCGGTGAGGGGATTCCGGCCGTTTTCAAAGCCTGCATTGCGCTTTTTAAAGACCGTGGTTCCGCCGCCGAAGACGCCGCGAAAAAAACCCTTCAAGGTCGGCGACGCCGTTCGGACCATCCACGGCGAAGGAACCGTCGTCGAGGTGGATGGGGATGCCTATCTCGTTCGCCTCGAGGATCGGGGAGTACGGCTCTGGGAAAAGGCATGGGCGCTCAAGAAAGGGTGA
- a CDS encoding conserved membrane hypothetical protein (Evidence 4 : Unknown function but conserved in other organisms), with protein MRCRQREDESALPFSLPNVRLFIAFRVFFNARFYYPVFTILFLDYGLTLEQFAILNAVWAATIVLVEVPSGALADTLGRRRLLLFSGGSMVLEMVLMAFAPRGPSGWLFPFFLVNRVLSGTAEASASGADEALAYDSLKAAGLAREWGRVLECQIRWQAGAFMAASLVGAAVYDPGLMQRVAAVVGFDQPMGQAVTMRFPVYLTLAMAVGALTAAWRMSEPDCAGSKAVDGMRGCGRPVADAVRLTLRAGVWIVKTPFALVVILGGLLFDHVIRMILTLNSQYYRLIGLPEAAFGLIGAAMAAVGLFAPRAAARLALRCSPRCIFALLAGATILGLAGMPLFVPVYGMAPMLLLIAVMYVFNFFLSHYLNRITASEQRATVLSFKGLSFNLAYGMLGLVYSAGLAAARRLGTGEDALFPRSIGWFPWYFLAAVAVFLLVSRRRLRGIDIHKLPG; from the coding sequence ATGCGCTGCCGGCAGCGTGAGGATGAATCCGCTTTGCCTTTCAGCCTGCCCAACGTAAGGCTTTTCATCGCCTTCAGGGTTTTTTTCAACGCCCGGTTCTACTACCCTGTATTCACCATCCTTTTTCTGGATTATGGTCTGACCCTCGAGCAATTCGCCATCCTCAACGCCGTCTGGGCTGCGACCATCGTGCTGGTGGAGGTCCCCTCCGGGGCCTTGGCCGACACCTTGGGCCGCCGCCGGCTGCTGCTGTTTTCCGGGGGCTCGATGGTGCTGGAGATGGTTTTGATGGCCTTTGCGCCGCGGGGTCCTTCAGGGTGGCTCTTTCCCTTCTTTCTGGTCAACCGCGTCCTGAGCGGTACGGCCGAGGCCTCGGCCAGTGGTGCCGACGAAGCCCTGGCCTACGACTCCCTCAAAGCGGCAGGTCTCGCCCGGGAGTGGGGCCGGGTGCTCGAGTGTCAGATCCGTTGGCAGGCGGGGGCCTTCATGGCGGCCTCGCTGGTGGGGGCGGCGGTCTACGATCCGGGCCTGATGCAGCGGGTTGCTGCCGTTGTGGGATTCGATCAACCCATGGGGCAGGCGGTTACGATGCGCTTCCCTGTCTACCTGACCCTTGCGATGGCTGTTGGGGCCCTGACGGCAGCCTGGCGCATGAGCGAACCGGACTGTGCCGGTTCCAAGGCCGTCGACGGAATGAGAGGCTGCGGGCGGCCCGTGGCGGACGCCGTCAGGCTGACCCTTCGGGCCGGCGTCTGGATTGTGAAGACCCCTTTCGCCCTGGTGGTGATACTGGGCGGTTTGCTCTTCGACCATGTCATCCGGATGATTTTGACCCTCAACAGCCAGTATTATCGTCTCATCGGGCTGCCCGAGGCCGCTTTCGGCCTGATCGGGGCGGCTATGGCGGCGGTGGGCCTGTTTGCGCCTCGTGCGGCGGCGCGCCTGGCGCTGCGGTGCTCTCCGCGGTGCATCTTCGCGCTTCTGGCTGGAGCGACTATCCTCGGGCTGGCGGGCATGCCCCTCTTCGTGCCGGTCTACGGCATGGCCCCCATGCTGCTGCTCATTGCGGTCATGTACGTCTTCAACTTCTTTTTGAGCCATTATCTCAACCGCATCACTGCATCGGAGCAGCGGGCCACGGTCCTCAGTTTCAAGGGGCTGTCGTTCAACCTGGCCTACGGGATGCTCGGTCTTGTCTACTCGGCCGGCCTGGCCGCGGCGCGCCGCCTGGGCACCGGTGAAGATGCCCTTTTCCCCCGTTCCATAGGTTGGTTTCCCTGGTATTTCCTGGCGGCGGTGGCCGTGTTCCTGCTCGTCAGCCGCCGGCGCCTCCGGGGGATAGACATCCACAAACTCCCGGGTTGA
- a CDS encoding hypothetical protein (Evidence 5 : Unknown function) — translation MVNINEIKRLRGGDLQVAAQPNVQIDAVMGQKDYFRMETNSDGEAFQWGSKRHLPARTFV, via the coding sequence TTGGTTAATATTAATGAAATCAAGCGTTTGCGCGGAGGAGACCTACAGGTCGCCGCACAGCCAAACGTGCAGATTGACGCCGTGATGGGCCAAAAAGACTATTTCCGGATGGAAACGAATTCGGATGGCGAAGCTTTTCAATGGGGTTCAAAGCGGCATCTTCCAGCGCGGACCTTCGTTTGA
- a CDS encoding putative Phosphoserine phosphatase (Evidence 3 : Putative function from multiple computational evidences; Product type e : enzyme), with protein MQSIKAKMLLWFGLTLTVLLSLLAATTYWQAKDTVIALTRELSQEVLAARSAELSRLMQGYLSDVKTFASRNLIRRGDFVEIGMDLQRRAKGINPDYEMLFFADAQGRFITTTGAMGDVSDRRYVKAIMEEGRTEFISEPVISRASGEYVFVVAAAVKDDDGKPIGLIGATVLLNTLSEIAGSITIGGNGFGWVADHNALVIAHPDPKMRMHLNLLRASERGFKGVEEIGRMVTEGRSGLRAFERPDGSQVVTIFNPIPNTPGWAIGVSLYETELMGRAYHLMRNIILLMVGILLAVLLMVGFISGRIAKPVLDLKKGVEVVASGNLDHVLDIRTGDEIEALSGAFNQMTGDLKEYIRNLQQVTADKERVEGELRVANKIQASMLPRVFPPFPDVERLDLYAVMEPAREVGGDFYDFFLLDDQRLYFSIGDVSGKGVPAALFMVITMTILRNQMVQGGSLEQVFHQTNNMLCSENVENMFVTVFTGLLDIRTGEMEFVSAGHNPPVVSRQSGDFSTLDAPVNLVLGGMEDYVFRSSRTILEPGDLLFLYTDGVTEAMNEKGELFSDARMIEAVNGLKGVGVRSLIKGMREAVGRFVQDEPASDDVTMMALTIKAG; from the coding sequence ATGCAATCCATCAAAGCGAAGATGCTGCTGTGGTTCGGCCTGACGTTGACCGTGCTGCTGTCGCTGCTCGCGGCCACGACCTATTGGCAAGCCAAGGACACCGTGATTGCTCTGACGCGGGAACTGAGCCAGGAGGTGCTCGCCGCGCGATCGGCCGAGCTGAGCCGGCTCATGCAGGGCTACCTGAGCGATGTCAAGACGTTCGCGAGCCGCAACCTGATCCGGAGGGGAGATTTCGTAGAGATCGGCATGGATCTGCAGAGGAGGGCCAAGGGCATCAACCCCGACTATGAAATGCTCTTTTTCGCCGACGCCCAGGGGCGTTTCATCACCACGACGGGCGCCATGGGGGACGTGTCGGACCGGCGTTACGTGAAGGCCATCATGGAGGAGGGCCGGACCGAGTTCATCAGCGAGCCGGTCATCTCGCGCGCTTCGGGCGAGTACGTCTTCGTGGTGGCCGCCGCCGTGAAAGATGATGACGGGAAGCCGATCGGCCTGATCGGCGCAACGGTCCTCCTCAATACCCTGTCGGAGATCGCGGGCTCGATCACCATCGGAGGGAACGGCTTCGGCTGGGTGGCGGACCACAACGCGCTTGTCATTGCGCACCCGGATCCCAAGATGCGCATGCACTTGAATCTGCTCCGAGCCTCGGAACGCGGGTTCAAAGGGGTGGAAGAGATCGGGCGGATGGTGACGGAGGGCCGCTCAGGGCTGCGCGCCTTCGAGCGGCCCGACGGGTCGCAGGTGGTGACGATCTTCAACCCGATCCCCAACACCCCCGGCTGGGCGATCGGGGTTTCTCTCTACGAGACGGAGCTGATGGGGAGGGCCTACCACCTGATGCGGAACATCATCCTGCTGATGGTGGGAATTCTTCTGGCCGTTCTGCTGATGGTCGGTTTCATCTCCGGCCGGATCGCAAAACCCGTGCTCGATCTGAAGAAAGGCGTCGAGGTCGTGGCCTCGGGAAACCTCGACCATGTCCTCGACATCCGCACCGGAGACGAAATCGAGGCCCTGTCCGGCGCCTTCAATCAAATGACCGGCGACCTGAAGGAGTATATCCGGAACCTGCAGCAGGTCACGGCGGACAAGGAGCGCGTGGAAGGGGAGCTTCGGGTGGCCAACAAGATCCAGGCCAGCATGCTGCCGCGCGTCTTCCCTCCTTTCCCGGATGTCGAACGGCTCGATCTGTACGCCGTCATGGAGCCGGCCAGGGAGGTCGGCGGCGACTTCTACGACTTCTTCCTGCTGGACGATCAGAGGCTGTACTTCAGCATCGGGGATGTTTCCGGCAAGGGAGTCCCGGCGGCCCTCTTCATGGTCATCACCATGACCATCCTCAGAAACCAGATGGTCCAAGGCGGTTCCCTCGAACAGGTGTTCCACCAGACCAACAACATGCTCTGCTCCGAAAACGTGGAGAACATGTTCGTGACGGTCTTCACCGGCCTGCTGGACATCCGGACCGGTGAGATGGAGTTTGTCAGCGCCGGCCACAACCCGCCGGTCGTCTCCCGCCAGAGCGGAGACTTTTCCACCCTGGATGCGCCAGTCAACCTGGTGCTCGGCGGCATGGAGGATTATGTGTTCCGGTCCTCGAGAACGATCCTCGAGCCAGGCGATCTGCTGTTCCTCTATACCGACGGCGTCACGGAGGCCATGAACGAGAAGGGGGAACTCTTCTCCGATGCCCGGATGATCGAGGCGGTCAACGGGCTGAAGGGTGTGGGCGTGCGATCGCTCATCAAAGGCATGCGGGAAGCGGTCGGGCGGTTCGTCCAGGACGAGCCCGCATCGGACGATGTAACCATGATGGCCCTGACCATCAAGGCAGGGTAA
- a CDS encoding Acyl-CoA dehydrogenase gives MDPRLNPEKLGLMVKAREFARERFTDGYRLDKEETFPAAIHQAAGSAGLLGAYIPKEFGGLGVGFLGHTLIMEEFWRVDPGIGNILLGVFGSELLMFYGSDELKRRWLPPLAEGRAISCCAITEPNAGSDIFSVATSAIPSKDGWRLDGTKQFITGGTLADVILILAVSDPGQTSGRFSFFVAEKDSAGISREKMKGKLGIRASDTAELVFRDLFVPESHLLGETTGEGFSQVMHLFNINRVFACGQGVGVAQGAVDLAIDHLRENPLQAGKQTTQFRLAEMLASVLAARSAYYSAGWKIDQGDIDPAEVAMAKLLAGETGVRVARDALGIVGIYAGEMTKRLSRFYRDAKIVEIYEGAKDLEKLTIARQVLKRTRG, from the coding sequence ATGGATCCGAGGCTGAATCCCGAAAAGCTGGGGTTGATGGTCAAGGCAAGGGAGTTTGCACGTGAGCGTTTTACCGACGGATACCGGCTCGACAAGGAAGAGACCTTTCCTGCAGCGATTCACCAGGCTGCGGGCTCAGCCGGGCTGCTCGGGGCTTATATCCCGAAGGAGTTCGGCGGTCTCGGGGTCGGCTTCCTGGGACACACCCTGATCATGGAAGAGTTCTGGCGGGTGGACCCGGGTATCGGAAACATTCTCCTTGGCGTCTTCGGGTCGGAGCTGCTGATGTTTTACGGCAGCGACGAACTGAAACGCCGGTGGCTGCCACCCCTCGCCGAAGGCCGCGCGATCAGCTGCTGCGCCATCACCGAACCAAACGCGGGGAGCGACATCTTTTCCGTCGCAACCTCCGCCATCCCCTCCAAGGACGGATGGCGGCTCGATGGAACCAAACAGTTCATCACCGGCGGAACCCTCGCTGACGTTATTCTCATCCTGGCTGTAAGCGATCCCGGGCAGACGTCCGGGCGTTTTTCCTTCTTCGTAGCCGAAAAGGACTCCGCAGGGATCTCCAGAGAAAAGATGAAGGGCAAACTCGGCATCCGGGCTTCGGACACGGCGGAGCTCGTTTTCAGGGACCTTTTCGTCCCGGAATCGCACCTTCTGGGTGAAACCACGGGCGAGGGCTTTTCCCAAGTGATGCATCTGTTCAATATCAACCGCGTCTTCGCCTGCGGCCAGGGGGTCGGGGTGGCTCAGGGGGCCGTCGACCTTGCAATCGACCACCTGAGGGAGAATCCGCTTCAAGCCGGGAAGCAGACGACCCAATTCAGGCTTGCCGAGATGCTGGCATCGGTTCTGGCGGCCCGGTCGGCGTATTATTCGGCCGGATGGAAGATCGATCAGGGGGACATCGACCCGGCCGAGGTCGCCATGGCCAAGCTCCTCGCAGGCGAGACCGGAGTGAGAGTTGCCAGGGATGCCCTCGGCATCGTGGGCATCTATGCGGGGGAGATGACGAAGCGCCTTTCCCGGTTCTACAGGGACGCAAAGATCGTGGAGATCTACGAGGGCGCCAAGGATCTCGAAAAGCTGACCATCGCGAGGCAGGTCCTCAAAAGGACGAGGGGATAG